In the genome of Populus trichocarpa isolate Nisqually-1 chromosome 6, P.trichocarpa_v4.1, whole genome shotgun sequence, one region contains:
- the LOC7465988 gene encoding transcription factor IBH1-like 1: MRAPSSVLKQQFLKKWIMGLQLFGSAKQNMSILERKKAIRLSADIALASTRDGRTCWSRALIANASKEDDSKVLVQHLLAPESERLKKASIGLIMDNKRVRCKKILKRSCCIKRVRKGAPQVVLAKSIAKRMVMRRTQVLKSLVPGGEFMDDISLIEETLDYIVSLRAQVDVMRNLAKATEVVNGK, from the coding sequence ATGCGTGCTCCTAGTTCAGTACTCAAGCAACAATTTCTCAAGAAATGGATAATGGGTCTCCAACTGTTTGGTTCTGCAAAGCAGAACATGAGCATCCTGGAGAGAAAGAAGGCAATAAGGCTATCAGCAGACATTGCTTTAGCTTCTACTAGAGATGGAAGGACTTGTTGGAGTCGTGCACTCATTGCCAATGCTTCAAAAGAAGATGATAGTAAAGTCCTTGTTCAGCACCTCTTAGCTCCTGAGAGTGAGAGGCTAAAGAAGGCGTCTATTGGATTGATCATGGACAACAAGAGGGTTAGAtgcaaaaaaatcttgaagaggaGTTGCTGCATAAAGAGAGTAAGAAAAGGTGCGCCTCAAGTTGTTCTTGCTAAATCAATCGCTAAAAGGATGGTAATGAGAAGAACACAAGTATTGAAGAGTCTTGTGCCTGGAGGGGAATTTATGGATGATATCTCTTTGATTGAAGAAACCCTAGACTACATAGTATCTCTTCGAGCTCAGGTTGATGTAATGAGAAATCTTGCTAAAGCTACAGAAGTAGTCAACGGTAAATAG